The Sneathiella limimaris region CCCAGCTCGTAGAATTTGCGGAAAGCGGATCAAAGCCAAAGGAAAACTGGCGCATTGGGACCGAACACGAAAAGTTCGGTTTTAATCTAGAGACTCTAGAGCCGCTTCCATATGAAGGGCCGAGTGGCATCCGCGCCATGCTGGAGGGATTGCAACGCTTTGGCTGGCAACCCCAGTATGAAGGCGACAATGTGATCGCACTGACTATGAAGGGCCATTCTGTCAGTCTGGAGCCAGGGGGTCAGCTTGAGCTCTCTGGTGAGGCGCTCGAAAATCTTCACCAAACCTGTAGTGAAGTTCATACGCATCTGGCTCAGGTGCGTGAAGTTGGTGATGAAATTGGTGTTGGTTTCTTAGGACTGGGGTTCAGCCCTAAATGGACGCGCGAAGAAACACCAATTATGCCTAAGGGTCGATATGGCATCATGAAGGCCTATATGCCGAAAAAAGGCGACCATGGTCTTGATATGATGTTCCGTTCCTGCACGGTTCAGGTCAATCTTGATTATGGTAGCGAAGCAGACATGATTAAAAAGTTTCGCACCAGCCTTGCTTTGCAGCCTTTGGCAACAGCCCTTTTTGCCAACTCTCCGTTCACAGAAGGTAAACCCAACGGGCATCTCAGTCACCGTAGCTTTATCTGGACAGACACAGATCCAGACCGAACCGGTATGCTCCCATTTGTTTTTGAGGATGGTTTCTCATTTGAACAATATGTGGATTATGCCCTCGATGTTCCGATGTATTTTGTCTATCGGGACGGCACCTATATTGATGTTTCCGGGCAATCGTTCCGTGATTTTCTGAAAGGGGAATTGCCAGGTTTGCCAGGCGAGAAGCCAACTCTGGTCGATTGGGACAATCACCTGACAACCCTTTTCCCTGAAGTGCGAATGAAACGGTTCCTTGAGATGCGGGGGGCTGACGGCGGACCTTGGCGCCGTTTATGCGCGTTACCTGCTTTCTGGGTGGGGCTGCTTTATGATCAAGGCGCGCTGGATGCAGCTTGGGATCTGGTTAAGAACTGGACTGCAGAAGACCGGATGCAGATGCGCAACGACGTTTTCACAGAAGCTTTGCAAACGAAAGTCCCTGATGGGCGCACCATGCGTGAGTTGGCGGCAGAGGTTCTAGATATTGCAAGTGCTGGTCTGAAGGCGCGTAAACGCCTTGATAGCTTTGGTGAGGATGAGGTTCATTTCCTCAATGCACTGAAAACAACGGTTGAAACCGGGATCACACCAGCCGAAGAACTGCTCTCCAAATACTATGGTGAGTGGGCTGGTGATATCGATCAGGTTTTCCGTGAATACGCTTATTGATCTTCTGCTAGTTCAATCATCTCGTTTAGAATAACAGCTGCATTTTCCTGATCACGGGTCATCACATTGGCAAGTTGCCGAAGTTTATTGGCCAATAGGTGCAGCTGTTTTTCAGATTTTCCCTGTGTTGCCCGCCGTGCCAGTTCCTCTCGCAATAGGACGGCGCGCTGTCGAACTTTATCAATATTTCCTTCCGCAATTGGGTCTTCTAAAAGACGAAGGTAGTTTGCAAAGGGGATTGGGCTGTCAATCTGATCGCCTGAGTCTGGTGTCCTTAATAAACCCATGTAAGTGACTAGGGCATCAATGGTCTCAGATTTTGGTTCAGGGCCAGCGAATTCATTGACGATCACATGCCGGGTAAAGTCGCTAAGCGTTGTGAACT contains the following coding sequences:
- a CDS encoding glutamate--cysteine ligase, with the translated sequence MSGPATGKATEIANKAQLVEFAESGSKPKENWRIGTEHEKFGFNLETLEPLPYEGPSGIRAMLEGLQRFGWQPQYEGDNVIALTMKGHSVSLEPGGQLELSGEALENLHQTCSEVHTHLAQVREVGDEIGVGFLGLGFSPKWTREETPIMPKGRYGIMKAYMPKKGDHGLDMMFRSCTVQVNLDYGSEADMIKKFRTSLALQPLATALFANSPFTEGKPNGHLSHRSFIWTDTDPDRTGMLPFVFEDGFSFEQYVDYALDVPMYFVYRDGTYIDVSGQSFRDFLKGELPGLPGEKPTLVDWDNHLTTLFPEVRMKRFLEMRGADGGPWRRLCALPAFWVGLLYDQGALDAAWDLVKNWTAEDRMQMRNDVFTEALQTKVPDGRTMRELAAEVLDIASAGLKARKRLDSFGEDEVHFLNALKTTVETGITPAEELLSKYYGEWAGDIDQVFREYAY